Proteins encoded within one genomic window of Desulfonatronospira thiodismutans ASO3-1:
- a CDS encoding cupin domain-containing protein: protein MQEIKITRNPPREELEKMGVWQWPTWGEKESEFPWHYDQQETCYIVEGEVEVTPEDGEPVVIKAGDLVTFPRGMSCTWKINRAVSKHYRME, encoded by the coding sequence ATGCAGGAAATAAAGATAACCCGTAATCCCCCCCGGGAAGAACTGGAAAAAATGGGGGTCTGGCAGTGGCCCACTTGGGGAGAAAAGGAATCAGAATTCCCTTGGCACTATGATCAGCAGGAAACATGCTACATCGTGGAAGGAGAGGTTGAGGTGACCCCGGAGGACGGAGAGCCTGTGGTCATCAAGGCCGGCGATCTGGTGACCTTTCCCAGGGGCATGTCCTGCACCTGGAAAATTAACAGGGCCGTAAGCAAGCATTACCGTATGGAATAA
- the sixA gene encoding phosphohistidine phosphatase SixA has translation MQIYLVQHGKSRPKDQDPDQSLSPEGEKEVRRIAETAGDYRVPVQGILHSGKKRAEQTARIMSGTLNPAISIEAAQGLGPLDDVQAWKDKLEELNHFMLVGHLPFMQRLASLLVNGDQDNQVIKFQNGGIICLEKEQGWHIKWTLMPSID, from the coding sequence ATGCAGATTTACCTGGTTCAGCACGGAAAAAGCAGGCCCAAGGACCAGGACCCTGATCAGAGCCTTTCTCCAGAGGGTGAAAAAGAAGTCCGCCGCATTGCTGAAACTGCCGGGGACTATCGGGTTCCTGTCCAGGGCATTCTGCACAGCGGCAAAAAAAGAGCAGAACAGACCGCACGGATAATGTCCGGCACCCTGAATCCGGCAATAAGCATAGAAGCAGCCCAGGGACTGGGCCCCCTTGACGATGTCCAGGCCTGGAAAGATAAACTGGAAGAGCTTAACCACTTTATGCTGGTGGGACACCTTCCCTTCATGCAGCGGCTGGCTTCACTTCTGGTGAACGGAGACCAGGACAACCAAGTGATAAAGTTCCAAAACGGCGGAATTATCTGCCTGGAAAAAGAACAGGGATGGCATATCAAATGGACCTTGATGCCCAGTATTGACTGA